One genomic segment of Borrelia coriaceae includes these proteins:
- a CDS encoding peptidylprolyl isomerase, whose product MERDGLFALIDTNKGTIEVELYYKIAPLTVMNFVGLSEGTIKNSVTDRPYFENIIFHRVVDGFVIQTGDPTGTGTGGPGYVFPDELSKDLSHNEPGVVSMANAGPDTNGSQFFITLADNLTYLDRKHSIFGKVVSGMDTVRSISQGDKIERVKIIRVGEDANAFKVDNEEFLKLKKDYETKKVEEAEKYMTSQLEIIDQDYKDFQKDKSGILYKITKKGKGKNVKKGNVVKVDYEGFLLNGVKFDSSIDRGEPIEFVVGSGQVIEGWDLMLLDMCEGEERMLVIPPSLAYGKRSVGDVIKANSFLKFNVILNKVN is encoded by the coding sequence GTGGAAAGAGATGGACTATTTGCATTAATTGATACAAATAAAGGAACTATAGAGGTTGAACTTTACTATAAAATTGCGCCTTTAACAGTTATGAATTTTGTTGGTCTTAGTGAAGGTACTATTAAAAATTCTGTTACAGATAGACCTTATTTTGAAAATATTATTTTTCATAGGGTAGTTGATGGATTTGTTATTCAAACAGGAGATCCTACTGGAACGGGTACAGGAGGGCCTGGTTATGTTTTTCCCGATGAGTTAAGCAAAGATTTGAGTCACAATGAGCCAGGAGTTGTTTCTATGGCTAATGCAGGTCCTGATACCAATGGGAGTCAATTTTTTATTACTCTTGCAGATAATTTGACTTATCTTGATCGTAAGCATTCAATTTTTGGTAAGGTAGTTTCTGGAATGGATACGGTTCGTAGTATCAGTCAAGGAGATAAAATAGAGAGAGTAAAGATTATTCGTGTTGGTGAAGATGCAAATGCTTTTAAAGTTGACAATGAAGAATTTTTAAAATTAAAAAAGGATTATGAGACAAAAAAAGTTGAAGAGGCTGAAAAATATATGACGTCTCAACTTGAAATAATTGACCAAGATTACAAAGATTTTCAGAAAGATAAAAGTGGTATCTTGTACAAGATAACTAAAAAAGGAAAAGGAAAAAATGTTAAAAAAGGCAATGTTGTAAAAGTCGACTATGAGGGATTTTTACTAAATGGAGTTAAGTTTGACAGTTCAATTGATAGGGGTGAACCAATAGAGTTTGTTGTTGGTAGTGGTCAGGTGATTGAAGGTTGGGACTTAATGTTGTTAGATATGTGTGAAGGGGAGGAGCGGATGCTAGTAATTCCGCCAAGTTTAGCTTATGGAAAGAGAAGCGTTGGTGATGTTATAAAGGCAAATTCCTTTTTAAAGTTTAATGTCATTTTAAATAAAGTTAATTAA
- the cheB gene encoding chemotaxis protein CheB, whose translation MQIKIYVLVIEASSTNRKTISDIINSSPKLEVIATAANSDFALKKLKKQPDVILLSVETETIKEIAFIKKKENINNKIPVIILSSKKEIVKNALLKGADDFIIKTDNKLSDIKDKIINLLSVYGKKTVTNKIITTINSKFKTNQPFTANNITKDSLNITEAIDKNEITNLDQEKIIDEKDLKKLKNRKFEIVVIGISTGGPAALKTILPEIPKNFPVPIIIVQHMPKGFTTEFAKNLNNICNLDVKETSNKEILQKGFIYISSGGYHTRINKINEKYQAEVFDAENVNGHKPSIGVLFKSISENVKDKAIALIMTGMGSDGSREIGEIKKAGGLTIAQDEESSVVFGMPKIAIEENNIDYIVSISHVVKLLKAILLDG comes from the coding sequence ATGCAAATAAAAATTTATGTGCTCGTTATTGAAGCTTCTTCTACTAATAGAAAAACTATATCAGACATCATAAACTCATCCCCAAAGCTTGAAGTTATTGCAACTGCTGCCAACTCAGATTTTGCATTAAAAAAACTTAAAAAACAACCAGATGTAATATTATTAAGTGTAGAAACAGAAACAATCAAAGAAATTGCTTTCATAAAGAAAAAGGAAAATATCAACAATAAAATCCCTGTTATTATCCTTTCATCAAAAAAAGAAATAGTAAAAAATGCTCTATTAAAAGGTGCTGATGACTTTATAATAAAGACTGACAACAAATTATCGGATATAAAAGATAAAATTATTAATTTACTCTCAGTTTACGGTAAAAAAACTGTAACAAATAAAATTATTACCACTATTAACTCAAAATTCAAAACAAATCAACCCTTTACAGCTAATAACATTACAAAAGACAGTTTAAATATAACAGAAGCAATAGATAAAAATGAAATCACAAATCTTGATCAAGAAAAAATAATAGATGAAAAAGACTTAAAAAAACTTAAAAACAGAAAATTTGAAATAGTTGTTATTGGAATATCTACAGGGGGCCCTGCAGCATTAAAAACAATACTACCAGAAATTCCTAAAAATTTTCCTGTGCCAATAATAATCGTTCAACATATGCCAAAAGGCTTTACTACAGAATTTGCAAAAAATCTTAACAATATTTGTAACCTAGATGTCAAAGAAACAAGTAATAAAGAAATACTTCAAAAAGGATTTATATACATAAGCTCTGGAGGCTACCATACAAGAATTAATAAAATAAACGAAAAATACCAAGCAGAAGTCTTTGATGCTGAGAATGTAAACGGACACAAACCTTCTATAGGCGTACTCTTTAAGTCAATATCAGAAAATGTGAAAGACAAAGCAATAGCTTTAATAATGACCGGAATGGGAAGTGACGGCTCTAGAGAAATTGGAGAAATTAAAAAAGCTGGTGGACTGACTATTGCACAAGATGAGGAGAGTTCAGTGGTTTTTGGAATGCCAAAAATAGCAATAGAAGAAAATAATATAGACTATATAGTTTCAATAAGTCATGTGGTAAAATTATTAAAAGCCATCCTTCTTGATGGCTAA
- a CDS encoding DNA/RNA non-specific endonuclease, whose product MKKRFKILFCLYISILLIFLFLYKNPKVLDNIKEITSNYLEKLKDKIYGPEIPTELKDEYLLPKGYLTTQVLHKKYYSLGYAESARQSEWVAYKLKREMVELALTLLKEKKITRSKKFFEDKDIKGIAPKLSDYLKSGYDRGHIVSSADMSFSKEAMLDTYFLSNISPQQKEFNSGIWLKLEQLVRKWAILKDKIYIVSAGILTENKGFIGKNKILVPKNFYKIVLSLNNNNSYDVLAFIIPNEKAKDVELRNYVVNVNSIEKKTKIDFFAKLDAGIKKIIKMKKETHSWVFR is encoded by the coding sequence ATGAAGAAAAGATTCAAAATTTTATTCTGTTTGTACATATCAATCTTATTGATATTTTTATTTTTATATAAAAATCCTAAAGTCTTAGATAACATAAAAGAAATAACCTCTAATTATTTAGAAAAACTCAAAGATAAAATTTATGGACCTGAAATCCCAACCGAACTAAAGGACGAATATCTCTTACCAAAGGGATATCTTACTACCCAAGTGTTACATAAAAAATACTACTCTTTAGGATATGCAGAGAGTGCAAGACAATCAGAATGGGTAGCTTATAAATTAAAAAGAGAAATGGTTGAACTAGCTTTAACTTTACTTAAAGAAAAAAAGATCACTAGAAGTAAGAAATTCTTTGAAGATAAAGATATTAAAGGAATTGCTCCCAAACTAAGCGATTACCTAAAAAGTGGATATGATAGAGGGCATATTGTCAGTTCTGCTGATATGTCTTTTTCTAAAGAGGCAATGCTTGACACCTATTTTCTCTCAAACATATCACCTCAACAAAAAGAATTCAACTCAGGAATTTGGCTTAAACTTGAACAACTAGTTAGAAAATGGGCTATCTTAAAAGACAAGATTTATATTGTTAGTGCAGGAATTTTAACAGAAAACAAAGGATTTATTGGAAAAAATAAAATTTTAGTGCCAAAAAACTTTTATAAAATAGTGCTATCACTCAATAATAACAATTCTTATGATGTATTAGCTTTCATTATTCCAAATGAAAAGGCCAAAGACGTAGAATTAAGAAATTATGTTGTGAATGTCAATTCAATTGAAAAAAAAACCAAAATAGATTTCTTTGCAAAACTCGATGCTGGAATTAAAAAAATAATTAAAATGAAAAAAGAAACACATTCTTGGGTATTTAGATGA
- the manA gene encoding mannose-6-phosphate isomerase, class I encodes MRTDNIFLMKNEIKEYDWGGTSFIPFLLGQRADGLPKAEMWLGAHKTFSSKILVDGQYVPLCDFLENHQDLLGCEGELPFLFKVLSAQRPLSIQIHPSKDIALKGFELENDKGVDINDPKRIYKDLNPKIELVYALSDFYALKGFLPLSEIKSIYKKLKLDFRFTTHKELMEIILSLQEFEIENVIDQVQINLVSIDVLRAYWFNEIYKIYGTDIGLLVFLGMHIFKLNPGEVIYTEAQEVHAYLKGECLELMTNSDNVIRAGLTTKYINKDEMLKVGNFKEGVFELLLGEDIDGFNVFKLPGTNLSLLQRNINEKICFKRDGVIILLVMNGEIQINNKFDLKMGESVFIGNSGEELLICGNGEIFVALSL; translated from the coding sequence ATGAGAACTGATAATATATTTTTGATGAAAAATGAAATTAAGGAATATGATTGGGGTGGGACTAGTTTCATCCCTTTTCTTTTAGGACAAAGAGCTGATGGCTTGCCTAAAGCTGAGATGTGGCTTGGAGCACATAAGACATTTTCTAGTAAGATATTAGTTGATGGTCAGTATGTTCCTCTTTGTGATTTTTTAGAAAATCATCAAGATCTGTTGGGATGTGAGGGTGAATTACCGTTTTTATTTAAGGTTCTTTCAGCCCAAAGACCTTTATCAATTCAAATACATCCTTCAAAAGATATTGCTTTAAAAGGTTTTGAGCTTGAGAATGATAAGGGAGTAGATATTAATGATCCTAAGCGAATTTACAAGGATTTAAATCCAAAGATAGAACTTGTTTATGCATTAAGTGATTTTTATGCTCTTAAAGGATTTCTTCCTCTTTCTGAAATCAAGAGCATATATAAAAAATTGAAATTAGATTTTCGTTTTACAACTCATAAAGAGTTGATGGAAATTATACTTAGTTTGCAGGAGTTTGAAATTGAAAATGTTATTGATCAAGTTCAAATAAACTTGGTTTCCATAGATGTTCTTAGAGCTTATTGGTTTAATGAAATTTATAAGATTTATGGAACAGATATTGGGCTTTTGGTCTTTTTAGGGATGCATATTTTTAAATTAAATCCAGGTGAAGTGATCTATACAGAGGCTCAAGAAGTTCATGCTTATCTTAAGGGTGAGTGTCTTGAACTTATGACTAATTCTGACAATGTAATTAGGGCAGGTCTTACTACTAAATATATTAACAAAGACGAGATGCTTAAGGTTGGTAATTTTAAAGAGGGAGTATTTGAATTATTATTGGGCGAGGATATTGATGGTTTTAATGTATTTAAGCTTCCAGGCACTAACTTAAGTTTATTGCAAAGAAATATAAATGAAAAAATTTGCTTTAAAAGAGATGGTGTAATAATATTATTAGTCATGAATGGAGAAATTCAAATTAATAATAAGTTTGATCTTAAAATGGGCGAAAGCGTATTTATAGGAAACAGTGGTGAAGAATTATTAATTTGTGGAAATGGAGAAATTTTTGTTGCACTATCCCTGTAG
- a CDS encoding adenylate kinase, translating to MKLVFLGPPGSGKGTIAKILSNKLNYYHISTGDLFRANISNATPLGKKIKQIVEKGQLVPDSITIKIVEDKINTLDNKDNFILDGFPRNINQAKALDNFLQNIQIINFLLDEETLIKRLSGRRICHFCGGIFNIYTLPTKEKNICDICKGTLYQRKDDLEESLKVRLQEYHLQTEPLIDFYSKSNRLNNINAEKDIDGVAKSLIETISKY from the coding sequence ATGAAGCTTGTTTTTTTAGGGCCCCCAGGCTCTGGAAAAGGTACAATTGCCAAGATTCTATCAAATAAATTAAATTACTATCACATTTCAACAGGGGATTTATTCAGAGCAAATATATCAAATGCTACACCCCTTGGTAAAAAAATAAAACAAATAGTCGAAAAAGGACAATTAGTACCCGACTCAATTACAATCAAAATTGTTGAAGATAAAATCAATACCCTTGACAATAAGGACAATTTTATTCTTGATGGCTTTCCTAGGAACATTAACCAAGCAAAAGCTCTAGATAATTTTTTACAAAATATTCAAATAATAAATTTTTTACTTGATGAAGAGACACTAATAAAAAGACTATCTGGAAGAAGAATATGTCACTTCTGTGGCGGTATATTTAACATATACACGCTCCCTACAAAAGAAAAAAATATCTGTGATATTTGTAAAGGAACCCTTTATCAACGAAAAGATGACCTAGAAGAGTCTTTAAAAGTCAGACTTCAAGAATATCATTTACAAACAGAACCTCTAATAGATTTTTATTCAAAAAGCAACAGACTTAATAACATAAATGCAGAAAAAGATATTGATGGGGTTGCAAAAAGCCTGATAGAAACAATATCAAAATATTAA
- a CDS encoding CheR family methyltransferase, with protein sequence MLNINNELLLKFCNFIYENSGIRFDEKNKVVLKGRINDAMHELENINTPEQLYDLINSNKLKKEYFLDLVTTNLTRFFRNEAHFATFEKFIIPNLIKIKTQEGKNKIVMWSAGCSTGEEPYSLAFVLKHHLPKYFDFIIIASDLSLKSLMIAKEGYYSAQKCEHIPIQYKHYIKPHMYGYRVIDDIKKHIRFDYHNLNFESGFSNMDVIFCRNVLIYFDEKSKIRVLRKFYSSMAIKSYLFIGHSESLFGLNLPFKFLRTPWAIIYEKDDNSVSKRKLRFENKYKL encoded by the coding sequence ATGTTAAATATTAACAATGAACTTCTTTTGAAATTCTGCAATTTTATATATGAAAATAGCGGAATTCGATTTGATGAAAAAAATAAAGTCGTACTAAAAGGCCGCATTAATGATGCAATGCATGAACTTGAAAATATTAATACTCCAGAACAATTATATGACTTAATAAATTCAAATAAACTTAAAAAAGAATACTTTTTAGATTTAGTTACTACTAATCTAACACGATTCTTTAGAAATGAAGCTCATTTTGCAACCTTTGAAAAATTTATAATCCCAAACTTAATTAAAATTAAAACTCAAGAAGGCAAAAATAAAATTGTTATGTGGTCTGCTGGATGCTCAACAGGAGAAGAACCATATTCATTGGCATTTGTTCTTAAACATCATCTTCCAAAATATTTCGACTTTATTATTATTGCCTCCGATTTAAGTTTAAAATCTTTAATGATAGCAAAAGAAGGATATTATTCCGCACAAAAATGTGAACATATTCCAATACAATATAAACATTATATCAAACCTCACATGTACGGTTACAGGGTAATAGATGACATTAAAAAACACATACGATTTGACTATCATAACTTAAACTTTGAAAGTGGCTTTTCAAATATGGACGTTATTTTTTGCCGCAATGTACTCATATATTTTGACGAAAAGTCTAAAATAAGGGTCTTAAGAAAATTTTATTCTTCCATGGCCATAAAAAGTTACTTATTTATCGGTCATTCAGAATCACTTTTTGGTCTCAATCTTCCTTTTAAATTCTTAAGAACACCTTGGGCAATAATATATGAAAAAGATGATAACAGTGTTTCAAAAAGAAAGCTTCGATTCGAAAATAAATACAAATTATAA
- a CDS encoding fructose-specific PTS transporter subunit EIIC has translation MFLEFFKKELIFISTKINSKEEAINFLVDQVTKRGYTDDKSGLLQGLLARENIGDTSWENGVAIPHFIGDEVKSGFVSLLYIKGDGIKWSDEHPPVNLIFLICMSKTQQGDNHIKSIAFIAKLFESDNFKNVLRVMNSPDEIYSYVESVEGNSREDTVNISKSEKIVAVCACPVGIAHTYIAAKKLEAEAKKQGYSIKVETQGSIGIDNPLTEADIKSADVVILAVDKDVDEKKFDGKRVYKVSTVKTINNAQNVIKDAFSAPILNYKNVHAIKGKFGHHKSGFYKYLMSGVSPMIPIVASGGILIALGISFAGIGSDGPNFDEYPFYKTITDIGVVSFSMMLPILSGFIAMAIADKPGLAPGLVGGVLARDVKAGFLGAILVGFMAGFVAKWIAKRKIPEWLRPVMPIFVIPLISTVIVGLFMMYGGVYIGQFMELLENGLKSLQNNSETYGILGKLLLGLVLGSMVSIDMGGPFNKVAFLFGVGMIPQVPQIMGMVASAIPVAPMAMGLATLLMPKLFENEERESGKISFLMSFIGISEGAIPFAASDPARVLPSIVLGGAVASIIAAFFGVTDHAPHGGPIVLPVVDNKLGFVIAIAVGVAVATSLVIFLKSLKFKESKENEN, from the coding sequence ATGTTTTTAGAGTTTTTTAAAAAAGAACTTATTTTTATATCTACTAAAATAAATTCCAAAGAAGAGGCAATTAATTTTTTAGTTGATCAAGTAACTAAAAGAGGTTATACGGATGATAAATCAGGATTGCTTCAGGGGTTACTTGCTCGCGAAAACATTGGTGATACATCTTGGGAGAATGGGGTTGCTATCCCACATTTTATAGGAGATGAGGTTAAGTCAGGTTTTGTTTCATTGCTTTACATAAAGGGTGATGGAATAAAATGGTCTGATGAGCATCCTCCTGTTAATTTAATATTTTTAATTTGTATGTCAAAAACACAACAAGGTGATAATCATATTAAGTCAATAGCTTTTATAGCAAAATTATTTGAGAGTGATAATTTCAAAAATGTGTTAAGAGTTATGAATAGCCCTGATGAAATTTATTCTTATGTAGAGAGTGTTGAGGGAAATTCTAGAGAAGATACTGTAAATATTTCTAAATCAGAAAAAATAGTAGCTGTGTGTGCTTGTCCTGTGGGAATTGCTCATACATATATTGCAGCTAAGAAGCTTGAAGCTGAGGCTAAAAAACAAGGGTATAGCATTAAAGTTGAGACCCAGGGTTCTATTGGTATTGATAATCCTTTAACAGAGGCAGATATTAAATCTGCTGATGTTGTAATACTTGCTGTGGATAAGGATGTTGATGAAAAGAAGTTTGATGGAAAGAGAGTTTATAAAGTTTCAACTGTAAAAACTATTAATAATGCACAAAATGTTATTAAGGACGCATTTAGTGCTCCAATATTGAATTATAAAAATGTTCATGCTATTAAAGGTAAGTTTGGTCATCATAAGTCTGGATTTTATAAGTATTTAATGAGTGGTGTATCGCCTATGATTCCCATTGTTGCAAGTGGTGGTATTTTAATAGCCCTTGGAATATCCTTTGCAGGCATTGGTTCTGATGGTCCAAATTTTGATGAGTACCCTTTTTATAAGACAATTACAGATATTGGTGTTGTATCTTTTAGTATGATGTTACCAATCCTTTCAGGATTTATTGCTATGGCAATTGCTGATAAGCCAGGTCTTGCACCAGGTCTTGTAGGAGGCGTGCTTGCCAGAGATGTTAAGGCAGGATTTTTAGGGGCAATACTTGTGGGGTTTATGGCAGGTTTTGTTGCTAAATGGATAGCAAAGAGAAAAATTCCTGAATGGCTTAGGCCTGTGATGCCCATATTTGTGATTCCTTTAATAAGTACTGTTATTGTTGGACTTTTTATGATGTATGGGGGTGTTTATATCGGCCAATTTATGGAATTGCTTGAAAATGGTCTTAAATCGCTTCAGAATAATTCAGAAACTTATGGTATTTTAGGAAAATTATTACTTGGATTGGTACTTGGCTCTATGGTATCAATTGATATGGGAGGGCCTTTTAATAAGGTTGCATTCCTTTTTGGTGTTGGTATGATTCCTCAAGTTCCACAAATAATGGGTATGGTTGCATCAGCTATTCCTGTGGCTCCTATGGCTATGGGACTTGCTACTTTACTTATGCCTAAATTGTTTGAAAATGAAGAGAGAGAGTCTGGAAAAATATCTTTCTTGATGTCGTTTATTGGCATTAGTGAGGGTGCTATTCCTTTTGCTGCTAGTGATCCTGCCAGGGTGTTGCCTTCAATAGTGCTTGGAGGTGCTGTTGCAAGTATAATTGCAGCATTTTTTGGTGTTACAGATCATGCACCTCATGGAGGGCCAATAGTGCTTCCTGTGGTTGATAACAAATTGGGATTTGTTATTGCAATAGCTGTGGGTGTTGCTGTGGCAACAAGTTTGGTTATTTTTTTGAAATCTCTAAAATTTAAGGAATCTAAAGAAAATGAGAACTGA
- a CDS encoding TraB/GumN family protein, whose translation MDIKKENTEAHFSHVSTFNIDNYKIYVLGTAHVSKKSSQDTAILIETLKPDFIAVELDEARYHAILETDENEKWRNLDIYKVIKQGKAFLLIAQIILSNFQKRLAKEQGIKPGEEMKTAILKAQEHNIQLILADRKVETTLKRAWNCVPMFEKFKIISNLFSFSDTKVTQEEIEKLKEQDVLSNMMEEIAKEIPNLKKVLIDERDEFIASKILEGSGTILAVVGAGHVKGIIKNLKEFKENKKVVNIDELNNIPKNTFSMSKLISYFIAILIIILIASSFYFKGFDFAYKNLEFWIISNSLFAGIAALLLKAHIITIITAAIGAPIFSLIPFIGTGMVAGLVEAYINKPKIKDFENLQEDLNNIKGYFKNKVTKILLIVFFVNIGSAIGTIVGFKFLLNIFS comes from the coding sequence TTGGATATCAAAAAAGAGAATACTGAGGCTCACTTTTCGCATGTTAGCACCTTTAACATAGACAACTATAAAATATATGTACTAGGAACAGCTCATGTATCAAAAAAAAGTTCACAAGATACAGCTATTTTAATCGAAACATTAAAGCCAGACTTTATTGCTGTTGAACTTGATGAGGCTCGTTACCATGCAATCCTAGAAACAGATGAAAATGAAAAATGGCGTAATTTAGACATATATAAAGTAATAAAACAAGGAAAAGCATTTTTATTAATAGCACAAATTATTTTAAGTAATTTCCAAAAAAGGCTGGCTAAAGAACAAGGAATTAAGCCTGGTGAAGAAATGAAAACAGCTATTTTAAAAGCTCAAGAACATAACATACAGCTAATACTTGCAGACAGAAAAGTTGAGACAACTCTAAAAAGAGCATGGAATTGTGTTCCAATGTTTGAAAAATTCAAAATAATATCAAACCTATTTTCATTCTCAGATACAAAAGTCACACAAGAAGAAATTGAAAAACTCAAAGAACAGGATGTTCTATCAAATATGATGGAAGAAATTGCAAAAGAAATCCCTAATTTAAAAAAAGTTTTAATTGATGAGAGAGATGAATTTATAGCAAGTAAAATACTTGAAGGCTCAGGAACAATTCTTGCAGTTGTTGGAGCTGGTCATGTCAAGGGAATAATAAAAAATTTAAAAGAATTTAAAGAAAATAAAAAAGTTGTCAACATTGATGAGCTCAATAACATACCAAAAAATACTTTCTCGATGAGCAAATTAATATCCTACTTCATAGCAATCTTAATTATCATACTAATAGCAAGTTCATTCTACTTTAAAGGTTTTGATTTCGCTTACAAAAATTTAGAGTTTTGGATCATATCTAACTCCTTATTTGCAGGTATTGCAGCGCTCTTACTCAAAGCCCATATTATAACGATAATAACAGCAGCAATCGGTGCTCCAATATTCTCCTTAATTCCATTTATTGGAACAGGTATGGTTGCAGGACTCGTTGAAGCTTACATAAATAAACCAAAAATAAAAGATTTTGAAAATCTACAAGAAGATTTAAATAATATAAAAGGATATTTTAAGAATAAAGTCACAAAAATTTTATTAATAGTATTTTTTGTAAATATCGGATCTGCAATTGGTACAATTGTTGGATTTAAATTTTTGCTAAATATCTTTAGCTAA
- a CDS encoding GGDEF domain-containing response regulator produces MTKGVILDNVEGISVEPQKLLLVDDTPTNLDVLIDILQDNYEIRVAVNGFDALKQVEINNPDLILLDVLLPDVDGYEVCKRLKIDPETRDIPVIFISASDSTDAQLEGFNVGGVDYILKPFNGKIIDARVKTHLELKRLRDYFKNLSRIDGLTQIPNRRFFTDKFAKSWLQALEHKMNVIVGMLDIDYFKKYNDNYGHINGDECLRLIAKTLNKITIKYKIDIARYGGEEFILFSVNKSLDEMIKIVSILIEDIRNLGIVHEYSDISNFVTASIGLAEQIPNDSNFTNIIKLADDKLYEAKVSGRNQFKY; encoded by the coding sequence ATGACTAAAGGTGTGATTTTGGATAATGTTGAGGGAATTTCAGTTGAACCTCAAAAATTGCTACTTGTAGATGATACGCCTACAAATTTAGATGTCTTGATAGACATATTGCAAGATAACTATGAGATTAGAGTGGCAGTGAATGGGTTTGATGCTTTAAAACAGGTTGAGATCAATAATCCTGATTTGATCCTTCTTGACGTTTTACTTCCAGATGTTGATGGTTATGAAGTTTGCAAAAGGCTTAAGATTGATCCTGAGACAAGAGATATTCCTGTCATCTTTATTAGTGCAAGTGATTCGACCGATGCTCAACTTGAAGGATTTAATGTTGGTGGAGTTGATTATATTCTTAAACCTTTTAATGGTAAAATCATTGATGCAAGAGTTAAAACTCATCTTGAACTTAAGAGGCTTAGGGATTATTTTAAAAATCTTTCAAGAATTGATGGTTTAACTCAAATTCCTAATAGAAGATTTTTTACAGATAAGTTTGCTAAGTCTTGGCTGCAGGCCTTGGAACATAAAATGAACGTCATTGTGGGAATGTTAGATATTGATTATTTTAAGAAATATAATGATAATTATGGGCATATCAATGGTGATGAATGTCTTAGGTTGATTGCAAAGACTTTAAATAAGATTACCATTAAATATAAGATAGATATTGCTCGTTATGGTGGTGAAGAGTTTATTTTATTTTCTGTGAACAAGAGCTTGGATGAAATGATTAAGATTGTTAGCATTTTAATTGAAGATATTAGGAATTTGGGAATAGTGCATGAGTATAGCGACATTTCTAATTTTGTGACAGCCTCAATTGGTCTTGCTGAACAAATTCCCAATGATTCCAATTTCACCAATATTATCAAACTTGCTGATGATAAATTGTATGAAGCCAAGGTTTCTGGTCGTAATCAGTTTAAGTATTAA